Proteins from a single region of Streptomyces glaucescens:
- a CDS encoding mannitol dehydrogenase family protein — MSNHTLRASRSNRVATPGYNRARLEPAIVHFGVGGFHRAHQEVYFDQLAELGFSQWGVIGVGIRRPQMRQVLDAQDNLFTVVERGADDSTAKIIGSMVEYLLLTEDRETVAARLADPRIRLVTLTITADGYVLPGDPEQARDSVFGLLVDAFDRRRHARLAPFTVLSCDNLPDSAAATREGVMTVAARRDRSLARWIEERVSFPGSMVDRITPATTPDDRDVVEEDFLVGDRWPVITEPFTQWVIEDDFCNDRPPLDRVGALFVDDVAPYKLIKSRLLNGAHCALGYVGWLAGHRCTYQAMADPLVADFVRRLMREEIAPLLPADVPGMDLGTYCDTVLERLRNPRIGDQLARLCRRGSTKMPDYLLPSLHDAHAQGRSRTRLAFAVAAWLRYLRGVDLEGEPIDVQDARAEELREAALRGGCDPSPLLAITDVFGGLADDTESVAVIRRSLSDAFRSGATLRSALASPPRGAPRVTASRPLEIHEHPRTHPRDHTAP; from the coding sequence TTGAGCAACCACACTCTCCGCGCCTCCCGCAGCAACCGGGTCGCGACCCCGGGGTACAACCGCGCACGGCTGGAACCCGCCATCGTGCACTTCGGCGTCGGCGGGTTCCACCGGGCCCATCAGGAGGTCTACTTCGACCAGCTGGCGGAACTGGGCTTCTCGCAGTGGGGGGTGATCGGCGTCGGCATCAGACGGCCCCAGATGAGACAGGTCCTCGACGCGCAGGACAACCTCTTCACCGTCGTCGAGCGCGGCGCCGACGACAGCACGGCCAAGATCATCGGCAGCATGGTCGAGTACCTGCTGCTGACCGAGGACCGGGAGACGGTCGCCGCACGCCTCGCCGATCCGCGGATACGGCTGGTCACCCTGACGATCACGGCGGACGGCTACGTCCTGCCCGGCGATCCCGAGCAGGCTCGCGACTCGGTGTTCGGCCTGCTCGTCGATGCCTTCGACCGCCGCCGCCATGCCCGCCTCGCCCCGTTCACCGTGCTGTCGTGCGACAACCTGCCGGACAGCGCCGCCGCCACCCGCGAGGGCGTCATGACGGTGGCAGCCCGGCGCGACCGCTCCCTGGCCCGGTGGATCGAGGAGCGGGTCTCCTTCCCCGGCAGCATGGTCGACCGCATCACCCCCGCCACCACCCCCGACGACCGGGACGTGGTGGAGGAGGACTTCCTGGTGGGCGACCGCTGGCCGGTCATCACCGAACCGTTCACCCAGTGGGTCATCGAGGACGACTTCTGCAACGACCGGCCTCCGCTGGACCGGGTCGGAGCGCTGTTCGTGGACGACGTGGCGCCCTACAAGCTCATCAAGAGCCGGCTGCTCAACGGCGCCCACTGCGCGCTGGGCTACGTCGGCTGGCTGGCCGGCCACCGCTGCACCTACCAGGCCATGGCGGACCCGCTCGTGGCCGACTTCGTACGACGGCTGATGCGCGAGGAGATCGCCCCGCTGCTGCCCGCGGACGTCCCCGGCATGGACCTCGGCACCTACTGCGACACCGTGCTGGAACGCCTGCGCAACCCCCGCATCGGGGACCAGCTGGCCCGGCTCTGCCGCCGGGGCTCGACGAAGATGCCCGACTACCTGCTGCCGTCCCTGCACGACGCGCACGCACAGGGCCGGAGCCGCACACGGCTGGCCTTCGCCGTGGCCGCCTGGCTGCGCTACCTGCGCGGGGTGGACCTGGAGGGAGAACCGATCGACGTGCAGGACGCCCGAGCCGAGGAACTCCGGGAGGCGGCCCTGCGCGGCGGATGCGATCCGTCTCCCCTGCTCGCCATCACGGACGTGTTCGGCGGCCTCGCCGACGACACCGAAAGCGTGGCCGTCATCCGCCGGTCCCTGTCCGACGCGTTCCGCAGCGGCGCGACCCTGCGGTCCGCGCTGGCCTCACCACCACGCGGTGCCCCACGCGTCACCGCCTCCCGACCCCTGGAGATCCATGAGCATCCCCGAACCCACCCGCGTGACCACACTGCTCCTTGA
- the fdhD gene encoding formate dehydrogenase accessory sulfurtransferase FdhD: MGRVTERRKVIRIRDGAVSSRPDTLVAEEPLEIRLNGKPLAITMRTPGDDFALAAGFLVSEGVLATALDLRNIVYCAGATADGTNTYNVVDVRTAPGVALPDITLERNVYTTSSCGLCGKASLDAVRTTARWPIADEPPLRVDPDLLAALPDRLRAAQRVFDRTGGLHAAALFDETGELLDVREDVGRHNAVDKLVGRALRNDGLPLSRSILLVSGRASFELAQKAVMAGIPVLAAVSAPSSLAVDLAAETGLTLVGFLRGSSMNVYAGEHRLALRTSASPG, translated from the coding sequence ATGGGACGAGTCACGGAACGACGCAAGGTGATCCGCATCCGCGACGGGGCGGTCTCGTCCCGTCCGGACACGCTCGTCGCCGAGGAGCCCCTGGAGATCCGGCTGAACGGCAAGCCGCTGGCGATCACCATGCGGACGCCGGGCGACGACTTCGCGCTGGCCGCCGGCTTCCTGGTCAGCGAGGGCGTCCTGGCGACCGCGCTCGACCTGCGGAACATCGTCTACTGCGCGGGGGCGACCGCCGACGGGACGAACACCTACAACGTGGTCGACGTCAGGACGGCCCCCGGCGTGGCGCTGCCCGACATCACGCTGGAGCGCAACGTCTACACGACCTCCTCCTGCGGGCTGTGCGGCAAGGCCAGCCTCGACGCGGTCCGGACGACGGCCCGCTGGCCGATCGCCGACGAACCACCGCTGCGCGTCGACCCGGACCTGCTGGCCGCCCTCCCCGACCGGCTGCGCGCCGCCCAGCGCGTCTTCGACCGCACCGGCGGCCTGCACGCCGCCGCCCTGTTCGACGAGACCGGAGAGCTGCTGGACGTCCGGGAGGACGTGGGCCGGCACAACGCGGTCGACAAGCTGGTCGGCCGCGCCCTGCGGAACGACGGCCTGCCGCTGTCCCGGTCGATCCTGCTGGTCTCGGGCCGGGCCTCCTTCGAGCTGGCGCAGAAGGCCGTGATGGCCGGCATCCCGGTGCTGGCGGCGGTCTCCGCGCCGTCCTCGCTCGCCGTCGACCTCGCCGCGGAGACGGGCCTGACCCTGGTGGGCTTCCTGCGGGGCAGCTCGATGAACGTGTACGCGGGCGAACACCGGCTCGCCCTGCGGACTTCCGCCTCCCCCGGCTGA
- a CDS encoding HAD family hydrolase → MSIPEPTRVTTLLLDADGTLFPSEEPAFAASAVVTQGFARHYGLTGDFSPEHLRLTTTGRNFRTTAQDLATSQGVRLDAGQLETWVRREKTEVTAHLGRVLTPQPDVIRALTALRRRYRLAVVSSSALTRLAACFAASGLDELLPADCRFSAEDSLPVPAGKPDPAVYRLALDRLGIAPDQAVALEDSASGVASAVAAGIATTGLVQFVPAGERADRIEELYRAGATRVLTSWRAFASDLVDDAARVTT, encoded by the coding sequence ATGAGCATCCCCGAACCCACCCGCGTGACCACACTGCTCCTTGACGCGGACGGAACCCTCTTCCCCTCCGAGGAACCCGCCTTCGCCGCCTCCGCCGTGGTCACCCAGGGCTTCGCCCGCCACTACGGCCTGACCGGGGACTTCTCCCCCGAGCACCTGCGGCTCACCACCACGGGCCGCAACTTCCGCACCACGGCGCAGGACCTCGCCACCAGCCAGGGCGTCCGCCTCGACGCGGGCCAGCTGGAGACCTGGGTGCGGCGGGAGAAGACCGAGGTGACGGCCCACCTCGGGCGGGTGCTCACACCGCAGCCGGACGTGATCCGCGCCCTGACGGCACTGCGCCGCCGCTATCGGCTGGCTGTGGTGAGTTCCAGCGCGCTGACGCGGCTCGCCGCGTGCTTCGCCGCCAGCGGCCTGGACGAGCTGCTGCCGGCGGACTGCCGCTTCAGCGCCGAGGACAGCCTGCCGGTACCGGCCGGCAAGCCGGACCCGGCCGTCTACCGGCTCGCCCTCGACAGGCTCGGCATCGCCCCGGACCAGGCCGTCGCCCTGGAGGACTCGGCCAGCGGCGTCGCGTCCGCGGTGGCGGCGGGCATCGCCACCACGGGCCTCGTGCAGTTCGTGCCGGCCGGCGAGCGGGCCGACCGGATCGAGGAGCTGTACCGGGCCGGGGCCACCCGGGTCTTGACGAGCTGGCGCGCGTTCGCCTCCGACCTCGTCGACGACGCGGCGCGGGTGACGACATGA
- a CDS encoding beta-ketoacyl-ACP synthase III has translation MNGSRIAAIGHYQPARVLTNEDVARLVDTSDEWIRTRVGIRTRHIAGPDEPVDELAAHAAAKALATAGLAPADIDLVLVATSTAVDRSPNMAARVAARLGVPRPAAMDVNVVCAGFTHALATADHTVRAGAATRALVIGADKMSDVTDWTDRTTCVLVGDGAGAAVVEACAPGTEPGIGPVLWGSVPEMGHAVRIEGTPARFAQEGQSVYRWATTQLPPLARAACERAGLAPEDLAAVVLHQANLRIIEPLAERLGAVNAVVARDVTESGNTSAASIPLAFSKLVERGAVASGDPVLLFGFGGNLSYAGQVVRCP, from the coding sequence ATGAACGGCTCGCGCATCGCCGCGATCGGCCACTACCAGCCCGCCAGGGTCCTCACCAACGAGGACGTGGCGCGCCTGGTCGACACCAGCGACGAGTGGATCCGGACCCGGGTCGGCATCCGGACGCGGCACATCGCCGGCCCCGACGAGCCCGTGGACGAACTGGCCGCGCACGCCGCCGCCAAGGCGCTCGCGACGGCCGGCCTCGCCCCCGCCGACATCGACCTGGTGCTCGTCGCCACCTCGACGGCCGTCGACCGCTCCCCGAACATGGCCGCCCGTGTCGCCGCCCGGCTCGGCGTTCCCCGGCCCGCCGCGATGGACGTCAACGTGGTGTGCGCCGGGTTCACCCACGCCCTGGCCACCGCCGACCACACCGTGCGGGCCGGGGCGGCGACCCGGGCCCTGGTGATCGGCGCGGACAAGATGTCCGACGTCACCGACTGGACCGACCGCACCACCTGCGTGCTCGTCGGCGACGGGGCGGGGGCCGCCGTCGTGGAGGCCTGCGCACCCGGCACGGAGCCCGGGATCGGGCCGGTGCTGTGGGGGTCGGTGCCCGAGATGGGGCACGCCGTGCGCATCGAGGGCACGCCCGCGCGGTTCGCGCAGGAGGGACAGAGCGTCTACCGCTGGGCGACGACCCAGCTGCCCCCGCTGGCCCGGGCGGCCTGCGAGCGTGCCGGGCTCGCCCCCGAGGACCTGGCCGCGGTCGTGCTGCACCAGGCGAACCTGCGCATCATCGAACCCCTCGCGGAACGGCTGGGCGCCGTCAACGCCGTGGTCGCGCGCGACGTCACCGAATCGGGCAACACGTCGGCGGCCAGCATCCCGCTCGCGTTCTCCAAGCTGGTGGAGCGGGGCGCGGTGGCGAGCGGGGACCCGGTGCTGCTGTTCGGTTTCGGGGGCAACCTGTCGTACGCCGGTCAGGTCGTGCGGTGTCCGTGA
- a CDS encoding NAD(P)H-binding protein: MILVTGATGNVGSELVRALAAAGEPVRALSRSGRTDGLPASVQAVAGDLNRAETVRDALDGVRAMFLMPGYEGQRAVLADARAAGVERVVLLSARSAGTGDTSNAVSAYLIDAEEAVRASGLSWTFLRPTSFMSNALRLADQIRAGDTVRVPFPDAYTTDIDPYDIAQCALRALLDDEYTGRALELTGPEALLPADRVRILGKALGRDLVPVALGHAEARAEMEAQMPKPYVDAFFSFFVDGTLDESVVLPTVREVTGRAPRTFEQWARTHAAEF; this comes from the coding sequence GTGATCTTGGTGACGGGTGCCACGGGGAACGTCGGCTCCGAGCTGGTCCGGGCACTGGCCGCGGCCGGTGAGCCGGTGCGGGCGCTGAGCCGGTCCGGCCGGACGGACGGTTTACCGGCCTCGGTCCAGGCCGTGGCGGGCGATCTGAACCGGGCCGAGACGGTGCGCGACGCCCTCGACGGCGTACGCGCGATGTTCCTGATGCCCGGGTACGAGGGACAGCGGGCCGTCCTCGCGGACGCGCGGGCCGCGGGCGTCGAGCGGGTGGTGCTGCTGTCCGCCCGGTCCGCCGGGACCGGCGACACGAGCAACGCCGTCTCCGCCTACCTGATCGACGCCGAGGAGGCGGTGCGCGCCTCGGGCCTGTCCTGGACGTTCCTGCGGCCGACGAGCTTCATGTCGAACGCGCTGCGGCTGGCGGACCAGATCCGCGCGGGCGACACCGTCCGGGTGCCGTTCCCGGACGCGTACACCACCGACATCGACCCCTACGACATCGCCCAGTGCGCCCTGCGCGCCCTGCTCGACGACGAGTACACGGGCCGCGCCCTCGAACTCACCGGGCCCGAGGCGCTGTTGCCGGCCGACCGGGTGCGCATCCTCGGCAAGGCGCTGGGCCGGGACCTGGTCCCGGTCGCCCTCGGCCACGCGGAGGCGCGCGCCGAGATGGAGGCGCAGATGCCGAAGCCGTACGTGGACGCCTTCTTCAGCTTCTTCGTCGACGGCACCCTGGACGAGTCCGTGGTCCTGCCGACGGTGCGGGAGGTCACCGGCCGGGCGCCGCGCACCTTCGAGCAGTGGGCGCGGACGCACGCGGCCGAGTTCTGA